The Nerophis ophidion isolate RoL-2023_Sa linkage group LG09, RoL_Noph_v1.0, whole genome shotgun sequence genome contains a region encoding:
- the foxn2a gene encoding forkhead box protein N2 isoform X1, which yields MWQLANLTSPMAFPTSDLFDLMGPIIGMSPDKKTEIPDMQEERTWLRGVCSVGTLPEAECAASPLATNVDRTGGAEDEELTNLNWLHENLLQNFTLGGPEAQPSGSPLFDIEGDNGSNQGPSSSSTASTHSRGRERDSLKSKPPFSFSLLIYMAIEQSPSKSLPVKEIYGWILEHFPYFSNAPTGWKNSVRHNLSLNKCFRKVDRSLGKANGKGSLWCVDPAYRPNLIQALKKQHFPAAHAFCTPPASPPSASSPPRHLFLQGCSFKESDIDAATAMMLLNSAPGHHVDPCNSDGPLDLSRPDSVLVSSDPKQDHNYSSVALQRCSSRSSSSSSLSSLDEGGCDRRQSHRAGSEGFHSDEDSDLWDERGANLTQRRPPAIKWPVSKRARREVKPELDEELKEAAGSLLHLAGIRSCTEGSKRNVKSTKLHRK from the exons ATCTCTTTGATTTAATGGGTCCAATCATTGGGATGTCACCAGACAAGAAAACGGAAATTCCGGATATGCAAGAGGAGCGGACATGGCTTCGAGGTGTTTGCAGTGTGGGAACGCTGCCAGAAGCGGAGTGCGCTGCCAGTCCACTTGCGACCAATGTTGATCGGACTGGAGGTGCCGAAGATGAAGAACTCACAAACCTCAACTGGCTCCATGAGAACCTACTTCAGAACTTCACTCTGGGTGGTCCTGAAGCTCAGCCCAGTGGCAGCCCCCTCTTTGATATTGAGGGAGACAATGGCTCCAACCAGGGACCCTCGTCTTCGTCCACAGCCTCAACTCACAGTAGGGGCAGGGAGCGGGACTCCTTGAAGTCGAAGCCACCTTTCTCGTTTTCGCTCCTCATCTACATGGCCATCGAGCAGTCCCCTAGCAAATCTTTACCAGTCAAAGAAATCTACGGCTGGATTCTTGAGCACTTCCCTTACTTCTCCAATGCTCCCACTGGATGGAAGAACTCTGTGCGTCACAATCTCTCCCTGAATAAATGCTTCCGCAAAGTCGACAGGAGTTTAGGAAAG GCTAACGGAAAAGGTTCTCTCTGGTGCGTCGACCCGGCATATCGCCCCAACCTGATCCAAGCCCTTAAGAAGCAGCACTTTCCTGCCGCACATGCCTTTTGTACACCACCCGCCTCCCCGCCCAG TGCCTCCTCACCTCCTCGTCATCTTTTTTTACAAGGCTGCTCATTTAAAG AATCTGATATTGATGCTGCCACTGCCATGATGCTCTTAAACTCTGCCCCAGGGCACCACGTTGACCCAT GCAATTCTGACGGCCCTCTGGACCTCTCCAGACCTGACTCGGTCCTGGTGAGCAGCGATCCAAAGCAGGACCACAACTACAGCAGCGTCGCCCTGCAGCGCTGCTCCTCccgttcctcctcctcctcctccctgtcCTCCTTGGACGAAGGCGGCTGCGACCGCCGGCAGTCCCACCGCGCCGGCAGCGAGGGCTTCCACAGCGACGAGGACTCCGATCTCTGGGACGAGAGGGGCGCCAACCTAACGCAGCGTCGTCCGCCCGCCATCAAGTGGCCTGTCAGCAAAAGAGCGCGACGCGAGGTCAAGCCGGAGCTGGATGAGGAGCTTAAGGAGGCCGCAGGCTCCTTGCTGCACCTCGCCGGTATACGCAGCTGCACGGAGGGCTCCAAACGAAACGTCAAGAGCACAAAACTTCACAGGAAATAA
- the foxn2a gene encoding forkhead box protein N2 isoform X2, producing MGPIIGMSPDKKTEIPDMQEERTWLRGVCSVGTLPEAECAASPLATNVDRTGGAEDEELTNLNWLHENLLQNFTLGGPEAQPSGSPLFDIEGDNGSNQGPSSSSTASTHSRGRERDSLKSKPPFSFSLLIYMAIEQSPSKSLPVKEIYGWILEHFPYFSNAPTGWKNSVRHNLSLNKCFRKVDRSLGKANGKGSLWCVDPAYRPNLIQALKKQHFPAAHAFCTPPASPPSASSPPRHLFLQGCSFKESDIDAATAMMLLNSAPGHHVDPCNSDGPLDLSRPDSVLVSSDPKQDHNYSSVALQRCSSRSSSSSSLSSLDEGGCDRRQSHRAGSEGFHSDEDSDLWDERGANLTQRRPPAIKWPVSKRARREVKPELDEELKEAAGSLLHLAGIRSCTEGSKRNVKSTKLHRK from the exons ATGGGTCCAATCATTGGGATGTCACCAGACAAGAAAACGGAAATTCCGGATATGCAAGAGGAGCGGACATGGCTTCGAGGTGTTTGCAGTGTGGGAACGCTGCCAGAAGCGGAGTGCGCTGCCAGTCCACTTGCGACCAATGTTGATCGGACTGGAGGTGCCGAAGATGAAGAACTCACAAACCTCAACTGGCTCCATGAGAACCTACTTCAGAACTTCACTCTGGGTGGTCCTGAAGCTCAGCCCAGTGGCAGCCCCCTCTTTGATATTGAGGGAGACAATGGCTCCAACCAGGGACCCTCGTCTTCGTCCACAGCCTCAACTCACAGTAGGGGCAGGGAGCGGGACTCCTTGAAGTCGAAGCCACCTTTCTCGTTTTCGCTCCTCATCTACATGGCCATCGAGCAGTCCCCTAGCAAATCTTTACCAGTCAAAGAAATCTACGGCTGGATTCTTGAGCACTTCCCTTACTTCTCCAATGCTCCCACTGGATGGAAGAACTCTGTGCGTCACAATCTCTCCCTGAATAAATGCTTCCGCAAAGTCGACAGGAGTTTAGGAAAG GCTAACGGAAAAGGTTCTCTCTGGTGCGTCGACCCGGCATATCGCCCCAACCTGATCCAAGCCCTTAAGAAGCAGCACTTTCCTGCCGCACATGCCTTTTGTACACCACCCGCCTCCCCGCCCAG TGCCTCCTCACCTCCTCGTCATCTTTTTTTACAAGGCTGCTCATTTAAAG AATCTGATATTGATGCTGCCACTGCCATGATGCTCTTAAACTCTGCCCCAGGGCACCACGTTGACCCAT GCAATTCTGACGGCCCTCTGGACCTCTCCAGACCTGACTCGGTCCTGGTGAGCAGCGATCCAAAGCAGGACCACAACTACAGCAGCGTCGCCCTGCAGCGCTGCTCCTCccgttcctcctcctcctcctccctgtcCTCCTTGGACGAAGGCGGCTGCGACCGCCGGCAGTCCCACCGCGCCGGCAGCGAGGGCTTCCACAGCGACGAGGACTCCGATCTCTGGGACGAGAGGGGCGCCAACCTAACGCAGCGTCGTCCGCCCGCCATCAAGTGGCCTGTCAGCAAAAGAGCGCGACGCGAGGTCAAGCCGGAGCTGGATGAGGAGCTTAAGGAGGCCGCAGGCTCCTTGCTGCACCTCGCCGGTATACGCAGCTGCACGGAGGGCTCCAAACGAAACGTCAAGAGCACAAAACTTCACAGGAAATAA